The Candidatus Eisenbacteria bacterium genome has a segment encoding these proteins:
- a CDS encoding DUF3536 domain-containing protein: MPSRVRAVCIHGHYYQPPREHPWLGVLEGEPSAAPDHDWNVRITRECYAPNAEARLLDAHGRVRGVVDNYAWTSFDVGPTLLSWMAARAPALVERVRAADAESRRRTGFGNAWAQAYNHPILPLCTPRDVATQVVWGVREFELRFGRRPDGMWLPEMAVDVTSLEALAASGITLTMLSPHQARRVRPIGGDEASWRDVTAETLDVRRLYRCNLPSGAAIDIVFRDAAISQGLAFGELLRDGGALVERLRTVLARDDGDGLVCAATDGETFGHHHQFGEMAIAYAIESLRRDPEVSLLGPAAFRALSPPRDELEIVPDSSWSCAHGVERWRSDCGCRVAGPPEWTQAWRAPLRAAIDWLRDELAVVFERETAGPLRDPWGARDRYVDCVVEPDRTLAFLEAELRPGATRAEVVTARRGLEMARHAMLMQTSCGWFFDDLAGVEGTLVLRQAGRALDLARRL; this comes from the coding sequence GTGCCCTCACGCGTGCGCGCCGTGTGCATCCACGGGCACTACTACCAGCCGCCGCGCGAGCATCCTTGGCTCGGAGTGCTCGAGGGCGAGCCGTCCGCGGCGCCGGACCACGACTGGAACGTCCGCATCACACGCGAGTGCTACGCGCCCAACGCCGAGGCCCGCCTGCTCGATGCGCACGGGCGCGTGCGCGGCGTCGTCGACAACTATGCGTGGACGAGCTTCGACGTCGGACCGACGCTGCTGTCGTGGATGGCGGCGCGCGCTCCGGCGCTCGTGGAGCGCGTGCGCGCCGCCGATGCCGAGAGCCGGCGCCGCACCGGCTTCGGCAACGCATGGGCGCAGGCGTACAACCACCCGATCCTTCCGCTCTGCACGCCGCGCGACGTGGCGACGCAGGTCGTGTGGGGCGTACGGGAGTTCGAGCTGCGCTTCGGACGGCGGCCGGACGGGATGTGGCTGCCCGAGATGGCGGTCGACGTGACGTCGCTGGAGGCCCTGGCGGCGTCGGGCATCACGCTCACCATGCTGTCGCCGCACCAGGCGAGGCGCGTACGACCCATCGGCGGCGACGAGGCGAGCTGGCGCGACGTCACGGCCGAGACGCTGGACGTCCGGCGCCTCTACCGCTGCAACCTGCCGAGCGGCGCCGCCATCGACATCGTGTTCCGCGATGCCGCGATCTCGCAGGGCCTGGCGTTCGGCGAGCTCTTGCGCGACGGTGGCGCCCTCGTCGAGCGGCTTCGCACCGTTCTCGCACGCGACGACGGTGACGGTCTCGTCTGCGCCGCGACCGACGGGGAGACCTTCGGGCACCACCATCAGTTCGGGGAGATGGCCATCGCCTACGCGATCGAGAGCCTGCGGCGCGATCCCGAGGTCTCGCTCCTGGGTCCCGCGGCGTTCCGGGCCCTGTCGCCGCCGCGCGACGAGCTCGAGATCGTCCCGGACAGCTCGTGGAGCTGCGCCCACGGCGTCGAGCGATGGCGAAGCGACTGCGGATGCCGCGTGGCGGGACCGCCCGAGTGGACGCAGGCGTGGCGCGCGCCGCTGCGCGCCGCGATCGACTGGCTCCGCGACGAGCTGGCGGTCGTGTTCGAACGGGAGACGGCGGGGCCGCTGCGCGATCCGTGGGGTGCACGCGATCGCTACGTCGACTGCGTCGTCGAGCCGGATCGCACCCTCGCCTTCCTCGAGGCGGAGCTGCGCCCCGGCGCCACCAGGGCCGAGGTGGTGACGGCGCGCCGCGGTCTCGAGATGGCCCGCC